The Labilibaculum sp. sequence TCGGCCTTAGTATTGTAAAAGGTTTAGTTCATCTTTTAGGAGGAGAAATCTGGATTGAATCGGAGGTTGACAAAGGCAGTACATTTCATTTTACAATACCAATATCCAAACAAAGCAAACCTGTCATCGAAAAAAATGTGATTCCGCAAATCCCGAATAATATAAACCTTTCAAAATGTCTTGTTTATATCGCTGAAGATGATATCTCATCTTTTCTTTTGCTTGAAGAGTTGTTGCAATCTACAGAGGTTAAATTAAAACATGCCGCGAATGGAAAAGAATTATTAAACCTTATTGGTTTGCAAACACCTGATTTGATACTGCTTGACATTAACATGCCGATAATGAATGGTTTTGAAGCAATTAACAAAATTAGAGAAACACATCCATCCATTCCCGTTATTGCCCAAACAGCATATGCTATGGCTGAAGAAAAAGAAAAATGTATTGCTGTTGGTTGTACTGATTATATTTCCAAACCAATTAATGCCCCCCTGCTATTGGAAAAAATACGAAAATATCTGACCTGCCACAGCAATCTCCAATAGTAGTATTTCATTCAAAAAAACATACAAATTGTAATTCCATGGATCAATATTTGTCCTGATCCTTATTTAATAACAGCAAATAGATAACAAGCCAGATAAAGATCAGATTCCCCGGCAATTCCTGCAAATCTAATTTCATATGTTTGCATCTGTAAGTTTTTGCCATATGGAACTTACCATGAACCAATAATCAGCCCCCTGTGTGTCACAATTGCCTGTAATGGTCGTTTCATTTTAAAAAAAGTTTTGTAATTTTCGCTTTCAATTATGCTTATCAACATTATTATAAAAATGAAGAAACAATTTATTACTCTTTTCTGTGCAGGCATTTGCCTGATATCCTCTTTTGTAAGCAATGCACAAAAATACAATATACACCTTACCTTAGTTGGCAGTACCGATAGTACTGCTTACTTAGCACACTATTTTGACGGCCGGATATTTGCTGATGACACTACGCAATTAATTAATGGCAAAGGCTTATTTAGCAAAGCGAAACAATTGGATGAAGGCATCTATGTAATCTATCTTCCTTCTCAAAAGTATTTCGATCTGTTAATTGGTAAAGATCAGGAATTTGCCTTGTCTGCAGATCCAATTAACTTTATAGAAACTATTAAAATAACCGGTGCTAAAGAGAGTGAAGCATTTCACAACTTTCAAAAATTCATGAAAGCCCAAAACGAGAACTCAAAAAAAATTCAGGAAGCATACAAAGCAAACAAGGACAATGAGAAAGAAAAAGAGAAATATCAGGAAGCTTATAAAAAAGCGGATGTTGAAGTACGTGCCTATATTCAAAAACTGAATCAGGAATATCCGGATGGCAGTTTTGTTTCTAAATTTGCACAGTTGACCTTATCACCAAAAGTTCCCGATTTTTCAAAAAAAATTCCTGAATCTACTCCAGACAGAGATCAGGAGATCAAGAAAAAAGCCTATCTATACAATAAAAACCATTATTTCGATTACGTAGATTTCGCCGACAACCGTTTTTTAAGAACTCCTATTCTTAAAAACAAATTGGAGTTTTTTTATGAGAAAATTTTGGTTCAAAGTCCGGATACAATCGTAAAGGAAGCAACCGACATTATTGAAAAATCACGATCTGATGAAGAATTCTTCCAATATCTTGTGCAATTTTCACTTAACTATGCCGTAAAAAGCAAAATTATGGGAATGGATGCAGCCTTCGTTAGTCTGGCAAAAAAATACTACCTAAGCGGAGAAGCTAATTGGGCCGATTCAACTTTACTTGCCAATATTCGCGAGCGGGTAATAAAACTTCAATTCAATTTAATTGGAATGAAAGCACAGGATCTAAAAATGGAAACGCCCGAAGGAGAGTTTGTTCGTTTGCATGAAGTAGAAGCACCATTCACTATTTTATATTTTTGGGAACCCGATTGCGGTCACTGTAAAACTTCTACACCTAAATTAAAGACTGACATTTTAGACAAATACAAACAATTAGGAGTAAAGGTTTTTGCGGTATGCACTCAAAACGAAAAAGAAGAATGGGAAAACTTTATTGCCGATAAAAACTTATTTGATTTTATAAATTGTTACGATCCCCACTATCAGACCAATTTTAGAATTTATTACGATGTTTTTAGCACTCCAACCATATATCTGCTTGACAAGGATAAAAAAATTATCGCCAAACGGCTGGATATTGAAACTCTTAAAACTTTTCTTGATCACGAATTTCAGAATAAAACAAATTAAGCATAAGGACACTTCAAAAAGTGTCCTTTTTTCTTATCAAAAATTATATTCCCCTATTACCCCAAAAAACAGCGGCTTAATCAATAAACAGCCTCTGTTTTCGAATTATTCTTATAAAACAATCTTTTCTACCTACCTGCAAACGATATAGAAAATAAAACATAGTAGAAAATAAATTGAAAATCGTATTTTCAACGATTAATACCAAATTGAAAAGGCTTAACCATATTTTTACAAGCTGATAAAATAACTATTAAACATTTTTTTATGTGTGGATTTGTAGGAGTTTTTGATTTGAAGGTAGACGCCCAGGTGTTGCGCCCTCAAATTTTAGAAATGTCTAAAAAAATTCGTCACAGAGGTCCGGATTGGTCTGGAATATTTTGTGATGAGAAAGCGATTTTGTCGCATGAGAGACTATCGATTGTAGATCCTCAGTCAGGAGGACAACCACTTTACAGCAAAGACGGGAATTTGGCTTTGGCTGTTAATGGAGAAATCTATAATCACATGGACATTCGAAATCAGATGAACGGATCCTATGAGTTCCTGACAAAATCTGATTGTGAAGTCATTCTTGCCTTATATCAGCAAAAAGGCATCGATTTTATCGATGATCTAAATGGTATTTTTGCCTTTGCCTTATACGATAAAAAGAACGATTGTTACCTGATTGGACGAGACCATATGGGAATAATCCCATTGTACCAGGGATGGGACAAATATGGTAACTACTACGTGGCTTCAGAACTAAAAGCATTGGAAGGATACTGCAATAAAATTGAGGAATTTTTACCTGGCAAATTCTTATACAGCAAAGATGGAGTTGTAAAGGAATGGTATCAGCGGGACTGGAAAGATTACGAAAATGTAAAAGACAACAAAACCGATATGGCCGCGCTTCGCCAAGGATTGGAAGATGCTGTTCATCGTCAATTGATGTCTGATGTACCTTATGGAGTATTACTTTCCGGGGGCTTAGATTCATCTGTAATATCGGCTATTGCAAAAAAATATGCCGCAAAACGTGTTGAGTCTGGTGATCAGAAAGATGCATGGTATCCTCAATTACACTCTTTTGCTATTGGTTTGGTAGGTTCTCCTGACTTGGCTGCCTCTCGCAAAGTAGCTGATCATATCGATACAATTCACCATGAAGTTACCTTTACTGTTCAGGAAGGACTGGATGCTATTCGTGATGTTATCTATCATCTTGAAACTTACGATGTAACTACTGTTCGTGCTTCTACTCCTATGTATTTAATGGCCCGGGTTATTAAATCGATGGGAATTAAAATGGTTCTTTCCGGCGAAGGTGCTGACGAAATGTTTGGTGGGTATTTATATTTCCATAAAGCTCCTAATGCCGAAGAATTTCATAAAGAGTGCATCCGAAAATTAGGTAAACTTCATCTTTACGACTGTTTACGTTCGAATAAATCGATGTGTTCCTGGGGTGTTGAAAGTCGTGTGCCGTTTCTGGACAAAGAATTTCTTGATATTGCAATGAGAATCAACCCGGAAGACAAAATGGCTAAAGATGGAAAAATGGAAAAATGGGTGCTGCGTAAAGCATTCGAAGACTATTTGCCTGAAAGTGTAGCCTGGAGACAAAAAGAACAGTTCTCTGATGGTGTGGGTTACAGTTGGATTGATACTTTGAAAGAAGTTGCAGCAAAGGAAGTTTCTGATGAACAATTGGCAAATGCTAAATTTCGTTTTTCTGTTAATCCTCCAATGTCGAAAGAAGAATATTACTATAGAACCATATTTGAAGGACACTTCCCTTCGGATACAGCCGCAGCATGTGTACCATCGGTGCCATCTATTGCCTGTAGTACTCCTGAAGCTTTAGCTTGGGATGCATCGTTCCGCAACAACGCCGATCCTTCGGGAAGAGCAATTAATGCTGTTCACAACGACGCATACAAAATGAAATAAATATCTTAACAGATAATTAAATGAGGTTGTTCCAAAAGGACAACCTCTTTTTTATCTGTATAATAAAGCGTTTACAGCTCAAATCTTATGCCTCAAGACATCTCAGTCGAACATCGGTGCTTCAATATCAAGGATCGAAGCACCTCAATCAAGTATCGAGACTCCAACATCAAGCATCGAAGCACCTTAGTCGAGTATCGAAACACAGTTTGCATCAAAAAAACCACGACTAAGCGTGCCTTGATACTCGAACGGACCTAAAAATACCACACCTCATCGTGGCTCGAACCACCCTTTCATTCAAAAAAGACACGGCACAGCATGGTTCGAACCTCGATTGAACCCAAAAGTTTTGGCTTCGGGGTCAAAAAAACTATTGTTAATAAAAGAAGAAAATCCCGCTGCCCGAAACATCACCAAGCTTCTTCCGGTAAGGACTTCTGTTTCTCTATTGATCTGCTGGTTGCATTGTTTTTATTAGTCTGTCTTGTGAAAATGTCAAGTTATGAATCAGATTCAACATCTAATTTCCTGTCTTAAATGTTCTTTTGTTGACAAATAAAAAAAATGGATTTCCAATTTTGGAATAAAGGCGACTTTCTTCCATTAATGTTCTAATTTAGCAGATTCAAATTAGAGAATTATATCTATGCCAGATAAGAAGAGAAAACACCCAAAAGAGAAACCCAGTTTGCATCCCAGAAATAAAAATCGTAACCGATACGATTTTAAAAAACTGGTAGAAACGTGTCCGGAATTAGCTCCATTTGTTATTCTGAATAAGTACGAGGATGAATCGATTGATTTTGCGAACGCAGATGCGGTAAAAATGCTTAATAAAGCATTGCTCATGCATCATTATGGACTTAGTGACTGGGATATTCCTGAAAATTACTTGTGCCCTCCTATTCCGGGAAGAGCAGATTACATTCATCATATTGCTGATTTGCTGCAACAGAACAACTATGGTAAAATTCCTGCAGGCAATAAATTTACTTGCGTAGATATTGGCGTAGGTGCGAATTGCATTTATCCTATTATTGGGAACAATGAGTACGGATGGTCGTTTATTGGTTCGGATATTGACCCTGTTGCTATTGATTCTGCTGAGAAAATTATCGCTTCGAATCCTTCGCTAAAGGGAAATGTGAAATGTGTACTTCAAGAGAATCCCAAAGATTATTTTTACGGTGTTATTCCAAAGGATGAATTGGTTGATTTATCGATTTGCAACCCTCCTTTTCATGCCTCGGCTAAAGATGCATTGGAAGGAACCATGCGCAAAACAAGAAACCTTTCTACCGAAAAAGTAACAAAGCCTAGTCTTAATTTTGCCGGACAAAGCAACGAATTATGGTGTGATGGCGGCGAAGAACGCTTTGTTAGAAACATGATTAATCAGAGTAAGAAATTTGCGAAATCGTGTTTTTGGTTTTCTACACTCATCTCGAAAGAATCGAACCTTAAAAGTGTTTACCAGGCTCTTACTGTGGCTGAAGCTGTTAAAGTGGAAACCTTACCAATGGGACAAGGAAACAAAAAGAGCCGGATTGTTGCCTGGACATTCCTATCGAAAGAAGAACAACAAAAATGGAGAAATGTAAGGTGGAACAATCAAGCTGAAAAAAAAGAGAAGATTTAATAGTTTAGACCTGACTATTTTTGGAAAACAGTCAGGTCTAAAAAGTAACAGCTTTGCTCAGTCAGCTTTTTGTTCTTAACGCATTCTTCACGAAACGGATCCCGATCTCCGGACTTCATGTCAAAACTCCGTGTTTAAACTTTTGATTATTACAGACTACAAATACTAAGGCTTCGGTGCGCTGCACCGTTTTCTATTTTGATCATTTGTTGCTGCAAATATTGCAGTACTTCGTATCTAAATGAACAGCTACAGACGTTATCAAAATTCATAGAAAATTATTTTGGATCAAGTCATACCCTGACATGTTTGGCTTGCTTAGAGTCAGAGCATGATGGACTTCTAATTTTGAGAATGCGTTAGGGATTAAAATGAAAACCCCACAGCGAAGAATGAGCGAGGAGTTGTAATAGAAAGCCCGCCCGAAGGAAACGCCCATAAAAAAAGGCTGACACCCGAAAGTATCAGCCAATTAAAATCAAAACTAACCTAATTATAATGAATTGTTTTTTATAAAATCGATCAGCTCATCGATGTAAGCAAAGCTCATTCCGACTACGGTATCTGCTGCGCCATAATAAACGGCAACTTTATTTCCTTCGGTTAATGCAGCACATGGAAACACTACATTAGGCACATCGCCAACCAACTCGTAAGGTGCTGCCGGAGCCAATAAATACGGCTGTGATCGGTACAAGACCTTATCGGGATTTTCCAGATCCAGAAGGGCTGCTCCCATCGAATAACGGAATCCGTTGCAGGTATTGATTACCCCGTGGTAAAACATCAGCCAACCTTCGTTGGTGCGGACAGGAACTGAACCGGCTCCAATTTTGGTACACTGCCATGCACTATCGGTGAAATTTGATACCTTCATTACACAACGGTGCTCTCCCCAATATTTCATATCGGGACTGTAAGAGATATAAATATCACCGAAAGGTGTGTGTCCGTTATCGCTTGGGCGGCTTAGCATTGCGTATTTTCCATCAATTTTCTCAGGAAACAAAACGCCGTTACGGTTGAATGGTAAAAATGCATTTTCGCACTGGTGAAATGTCTTAAAATCGAAGGTGTAAGCGATACCGATTGTTGGTCCGTGGTACCCGTTGCACCAGGTAATCCAATAACGATCTTCGATCCAACAAACACGGGGATCGTATTTGTAATCGGAATCGATCATATCGGTGTTGCCTGCAACCATTTGAATGGGATCGTGATTGATGTCCCAATTGATTCCATCTTTACTGAAACCGGCAAAAATATTCATTTGCACCGATTTATTATCGCAACGGAATACTCCGGCAAAGCCCTCCCCGAAAGGAACTACTGCACTATTAAAAATACTGTTGGATGTTGGTATGTCGTACCTTCCAATAACAGGATTTTGAGAAAATCTCCACATCACATCCTTACATCCTTCCGGCCTGTCTTCCCAAGGCATATTTGCTTTACTAGTCATTTTTGCTTCGTTTATTCTTTATGAATTTGATTCTATCAATATCGTTTTAGTTTTCTTTGGTTTCATTTTTACAAAACTTATAATCTGCAGGATAATCTTCCAGCTTTTTGTACCATGTAAAATAGAGGATAATGCTCGTTATTATAAATAGTGCCACGATCCATGACAATGAAGTGTACCTTCCAATCACAAAATAGATTGGGATGAGTGGTAACATCATTTGCCATCCTGCACCTATTGTGCAGTTGAACATGTCTTTTAAAAAATCGTTATTCGGCTTCGCTTTAGGATTCTGAGCTTTCAACTTTAAATAAACCGGTTTCCAGAATCCCCATGGACGAACACTTTCGTAGAATTTAATTAATACCTCATCGGATTCAGGTTTGGTAACCAAACTACCAATAAGCGATGCGGCAAAAGAGAATAGGAAAATGAAGGGAAAAGCATAAATTGGTGATACCTCGGGCAACGCAAGAGGTGCCACCAACGAAGCTATTAAACCGGCAAGCATTCCATAAAAATAGCCATAGCCATTGAATCTCCACCATACCCATTTTAAAAGGTTTGATGCTGTATAGCCGCCAAATAATGCTCCTACCAGCCATTTCATAACGGTGTCGATACTTTCGGCAAAAAAACCGAAGAATATTCCAACAATTACCACAGCGAATGATGCCAAATAACTCATTCGAATGTATTTCTTTTGAGATGCATTCGGATTGATGAATTTTTTATAAATATCGTTTACAATATAGGCGGGTCCGGCATTTACATTTGCTGCAAAAGTGGACATGAAGGCCGCGATTAATCCTGCCAGTAATAATCCTTTGGCTCCATCGGGAATAAAATTATTCAAGGCATACGGCAAGACCATTTCAAAATCGATATTATTGCCCATCTTATTGAATTCGGGAGCCAGATAAACCAATGCCAATACTGCCAGCCCAGCAATCATCAAATAACGGGGAACGAATAGTACCAAAGATACAATTCCACTCATTTTAGCTGCATCTTTAGGTGTTTCGGTAGAAAGTATACGCTGCATGTCGTAACTGGGAACCGGTCCGGCAATACTCACCAATACCCCTTTAAAAATCATCATCATCATTAAAACCGAGAACAAATTATAGCCGTCGACATCAATTTTGTGGTTTACTGCAGGAATTAGATTGCTCCAATCCAAATCAAGAGTCCAGCCAAAAGAAATATCGGCCCAACCTGCAGGCACGGCTGCAGCAATCTGCTCCGGAGTAACTAAGGATACCGCAATTACACCTACCATGATACAGGCAATGGTCATAATTACAAACTGAAGAACTTCGGTAAAAACTACGGAATACATTCCCCCTTTTACAACATACAAAGTGGTTAATCCCATAATGACTATGGCGTACATGTTCTCCGATTTTATGCCTAGTCCGAAAACAGAGGTGTGTAAATCCCAGGGAAAAAATGTTTGTGCAAATTTACCAACGCCGACAAATCCGTAGGTTATAAAGCCAATTACACTAATAATGGCAAACAGAACAACTATTAAATGCGAAAGTTGTGATCCTCTGCCATCACCAAAACGGGTTTTCAACCACTCAGCTCCTGTCATTACATTCGAACGCCGTAACCAAATAGCCATAAACATCATCAGGAAAATTTGATTCCAAACCGGCCACAACCATGGAATCCACAATGACTTTAAACCATAAACGAACAAAATGGTAACCGTCCACATGGTACCGGTGATATCGAACATACCCGACGCATTCGAAATTCCAAGCATGTACCATGGTATTTTATTTCCTCCCAAAAAGTAATTGGAAAGGTTTTTCGATACTTTCAATGATAAAAAATAACCAATAAATATGCTTAAAATAATGTATCCTACAATTATCGATAGATCGAGTATAGATAAGTTCATCTAATAAAAATTAAATTTTATTTTCATCTGCTTCGCTTTCTTCAGAATGAACAAAAGGAACAAATTTTGCGACTAACAGAGATGGAATTACAACAACAAGTATGCATATAAAAAATAACTTATAGCCTAACCAATCGCTCATAAAACCACTTAACATACCCGGCAGCATAATACCAAGATTCATGATTCCTGTAGCAAATGCATAGTGAGCCATTTTATATTTCCCCGGAGCAACTTGCTGCATCATAAACAACATTAAACCCACAAAGCCAAAACCATATACAAAGTATTCAACCACAACTGCAGATCCAATTAGAAATATACTTTCCGGGCGGTAAACGGCCAATAGAGCGTAAATTATGAATTGAACATTAAAAATACAAACAAGAGTGAATAAAGATTTTTTTAATCCCCGTGCGGAAATATAATAGCCTGCTATAATTGAACCCAGAACAAAAGCTCCGGAACCAAATACGCCATAAATAATGCCTATTTGCGAAGTGCTAAGTCCCAAACCTCCCTCTTCGATTGTGGCTTTAAAAAACAAAGGTGCTATTTTAATGGCAAAGCCTTCGGTAAATCGGTACAAGATGATAAAAACAATAAACCAACCAATGTGTTTTTTCTGGAAAAAGGTTTTTATAACATCCCACAAGGTTTTAAATCCCTCATTTAACGATGCAACTTCGCTGCTTGCATTTCCTCCTGATGGTAACATTTTAATATGATACAAAGCCAATGAAATCATTATTATTGAGTAGGTAAGCATAACAGCCATCCAAGCATGTAATACACCAAAACGTTCTTCGAGAATACCTGCTAAATAAACAAAAGCACCAGCAGTTAAAATTTTTGCAATGTTATACGACGCACCTTGCCATCCAATATATTTTGCTTGTTCTTTTCCTGATAAAACACTTAGGTAAACTCCATCGGCAGCAATATCGTGGGTTGCACCACTAACGGCGATAACAGCTAATAAAGCAATAGAATAGGTAAAAAAACTATCGAATGGCAGGGCCAATGCGACCAGAGCGAATGTAAATCCTGTTACAAGTTGCGTTGCAACAACAAAATGCTTTTTTGTTTTAAACATTTCCAATATTGGACTCCATAGTGGTTTTAATGTCCAAGGCAACATGATGAGCGAGGTCCAAAATGCAATTAACGAATCGGAAATTTCGAAACTCTTAAACATAAGCACGGATGCTTGAGCAATAGCGACAAATGGTAAGCCCATCGCAAAATATGCAGTGGGAATCCAAGTAGCCGGATGTTTTGGTTTGTTATTGGTTTTTGACATTAGTATTTAACAGGTGTTATTAGATTTTATTTTTTTAGAAAAAATTCCAGTTTTCCTCCTTCGCTTATTGTTTTGTGAGTAATGAAATAAGAGTTTTGTTTCTTTCCATCAATCATCATTTTATCAATAAACAAATCGCCTTTATTCTTACGATGTATAATGATTTCAAAAGTTTTTCCTGAATAAAATTCGGGATCGAGCTGTATGGTTATTCTATCGAAAACAGGGCTTGTAATAGCATAATCGGTATCTCCCGGACAAACAGGGTATATTCCCATCATGCTGTAGATTACCCATGCAGATAAGGTGCCGCAGTCGTCATTCCCAGGTATGCCATCAGGAGCATTTTTGTAATAAGTATCGATTAATCGGCGAACTTCTTTTTGCGTTCTCCACTCTTCACCTTTGGTATAGTTGAATAAGTATGGATAGTGAATATCTGGTTCATTCGCCATATCGAACAATCCTTCGTCAAAAACCATCTGTAATTTGTTTACAAACTTCTTCTTTCCGCCCATTAATTGGGTCAGGCCTTTTATATCGTGCGGAACACAAAAGGTATATTGCCATGCTGTTCCTTCGTGAAAGCCTGGGCTTGGTTCAAAGTTTTCGCCTTGTTTTGGATCAAAATTTGTTAAGAAATCACCATTTCCCAAGCGAGGGCGAATCATTCCGAATTTCTGATCGAAATATTCTTTGTAACGAAGAGATTGATTCAGGAATTTCTTGTAATCCTCCTTTTTATCAAGAGCCTTGGCGAATTGTGCCAAATTCCAATCGGCAATATAATATTCCAAAGCATGAGAAACCGAGTTGTCAAACTCCTCAACCAAAGGCACATATCCTTTTGCTAAATAATGATCGATATCTGGCCGCAGTTTGTTATTTTTCCCTTCAGTCGTTGCAGATTTCACCATTGCAGAATAGGCAGCTTCTACATCAAAATCTGTTAATCCACGCAAGTAAGAA is a genomic window containing:
- a CDS encoding redoxin domain-containing protein → MKKQFITLFCAGICLISSFVSNAQKYNIHLTLVGSTDSTAYLAHYFDGRIFADDTTQLINGKGLFSKAKQLDEGIYVIYLPSQKYFDLLIGKDQEFALSADPINFIETIKITGAKESEAFHNFQKFMKAQNENSKKIQEAYKANKDNEKEKEKYQEAYKKADVEVRAYIQKLNQEYPDGSFVSKFAQLTLSPKVPDFSKKIPESTPDRDQEIKKKAYLYNKNHYFDYVDFADNRFLRTPILKNKLEFFYEKILVQSPDTIVKEATDIIEKSRSDEEFFQYLVQFSLNYAVKSKIMGMDAAFVSLAKKYYLSGEANWADSTLLANIRERVIKLQFNLIGMKAQDLKMETPEGEFVRLHEVEAPFTILYFWEPDCGHCKTSTPKLKTDILDKYKQLGVKVFAVCTQNEKEEWENFIADKNLFDFINCYDPHYQTNFRIYYDVFSTPTIYLLDKDKKIIAKRLDIETLKTFLDHEFQNKTN
- the asnB gene encoding asparagine synthase B, which encodes MCGFVGVFDLKVDAQVLRPQILEMSKKIRHRGPDWSGIFCDEKAILSHERLSIVDPQSGGQPLYSKDGNLALAVNGEIYNHMDIRNQMNGSYEFLTKSDCEVILALYQQKGIDFIDDLNGIFAFALYDKKNDCYLIGRDHMGIIPLYQGWDKYGNYYVASELKALEGYCNKIEEFLPGKFLYSKDGVVKEWYQRDWKDYENVKDNKTDMAALRQGLEDAVHRQLMSDVPYGVLLSGGLDSSVISAIAKKYAAKRVESGDQKDAWYPQLHSFAIGLVGSPDLAASRKVADHIDTIHHEVTFTVQEGLDAIRDVIYHLETYDVTTVRASTPMYLMARVIKSMGIKMVLSGEGADEMFGGYLYFHKAPNAEEFHKECIRKLGKLHLYDCLRSNKSMCSWGVESRVPFLDKEFLDIAMRINPEDKMAKDGKMEKWVLRKAFEDYLPESVAWRQKEQFSDGVGYSWIDTLKEVAAKEVSDEQLANAKFRFSVNPPMSKEEYYYRTIFEGHFPSDTAAACVPSVPSIACSTPEALAWDASFRNNADPSGRAINAVHNDAYKMK
- the rlmF gene encoding 23S rRNA (adenine(1618)-N(6))-methyltransferase RlmF, coding for MPDKKRKHPKEKPSLHPRNKNRNRYDFKKLVETCPELAPFVILNKYEDESIDFANADAVKMLNKALLMHHYGLSDWDIPENYLCPPIPGRADYIHHIADLLQQNNYGKIPAGNKFTCVDIGVGANCIYPIIGNNEYGWSFIGSDIDPVAIDSAEKIIASNPSLKGNVKCVLQENPKDYFYGVIPKDELVDLSICNPPFHASAKDALEGTMRKTRNLSTEKVTKPSLNFAGQSNELWCDGGEERFVRNMINQSKKFAKSCFWFSTLISKESNLKSVYQALTVAEAVKVETLPMGQGNKKSRIVAWTFLSKEEQQKWRNVRWNNQAEKKEKI
- a CDS encoding glycoside hydrolase family 130 protein, coding for MTSKANMPWEDRPEGCKDVMWRFSQNPVIGRYDIPTSNSIFNSAVVPFGEGFAGVFRCDNKSVQMNIFAGFSKDGINWDINHDPIQMVAGNTDMIDSDYKYDPRVCWIEDRYWITWCNGYHGPTIGIAYTFDFKTFHQCENAFLPFNRNGVLFPEKIDGKYAMLSRPSDNGHTPFGDIYISYSPDMKYWGEHRCVMKVSNFTDSAWQCTKIGAGSVPVRTNEGWLMFYHGVINTCNGFRYSMGAALLDLENPDKVLYRSQPYLLAPAAPYELVGDVPNVVFPCAALTEGNKVAVYYGAADTVVGMSFAYIDELIDFIKNNSL
- a CDS encoding sodium:solute symporter family protein codes for the protein MNLSILDLSIIVGYIILSIFIGYFLSLKVSKNLSNYFLGGNKIPWYMLGISNASGMFDITGTMWTVTILFVYGLKSLWIPWLWPVWNQIFLMMFMAIWLRRSNVMTGAEWLKTRFGDGRGSQLSHLIVVLFAIISVIGFITYGFVGVGKFAQTFFPWDLHTSVFGLGIKSENMYAIVIMGLTTLYVVKGGMYSVVFTEVLQFVIMTIACIMVGVIAVSLVTPEQIAAAVPAGWADISFGWTLDLDWSNLIPAVNHKIDVDGYNLFSVLMMMMIFKGVLVSIAGPVPSYDMQRILSTETPKDAAKMSGIVSLVLFVPRYLMIAGLAVLALVYLAPEFNKMGNNIDFEMVLPYALNNFIPDGAKGLLLAGLIAAFMSTFAANVNAGPAYIVNDIYKKFINPNASQKKYIRMSYLASFAVVIVGIFFGFFAESIDTVMKWLVGALFGGYTASNLLKWVWWRFNGYGYFYGMLAGLIASLVAPLALPEVSPIYAFPFIFLFSFAASLIGSLVTKPESDEVLIKFYESVRPWGFWKPVYLKLKAQNPKAKPNNDFLKDMFNCTIGAGWQMMLPLIPIYFVIGRYTSLSWIVALFIITSIILYFTWYKKLEDYPADYKFCKNETKEN
- a CDS encoding MFS transporter: MSKTNNKPKHPATWIPTAYFAMGLPFVAIAQASVLMFKSFEISDSLIAFWTSLIMLPWTLKPLWSPILEMFKTKKHFVVATQLVTGFTFALVALALPFDSFFTYSIALLAVIAVSGATHDIAADGVYLSVLSGKEQAKYIGWQGASYNIAKILTAGAFVYLAGILEERFGVLHAWMAVMLTYSIIMISLALYHIKMLPSGGNASSEVASLNEGFKTLWDVIKTFFQKKHIGWFIVFIILYRFTEGFAIKIAPLFFKATIEEGGLGLSTSQIGIIYGVFGSGAFVLGSIIAGYYISARGLKKSLFTLVCIFNVQFIIYALLAVYRPESIFLIGSAVVVEYFVYGFGFVGLMLFMMQQVAPGKYKMAHYAFATGIMNLGIMLPGMLSGFMSDWLGYKLFFICILVVVIPSLLVAKFVPFVHSEESEADENKI